The Halopiger aswanensis region GGTCTCCTCCCGCTTGATAACCCATCCCTCACCGCGTTCTCGGGAAAGATACCGAACGTGATCATCGGTAATGATGATGAGGTCCTCAGTGAATTCTCCCTCTCCCTGAATCGGTGTCTGCCAAGTTGGCGAAATTGCTCTCTGTACGCCATTGGCAGCGTCAATAGCCTCAACAACAGAATGACTGAGCGGTTCATCTGGAATTGACGAGATGATATCGGATCTATCCGACATGTGATTCACATCGAACACCCAACCTATGAAGATTTCGTGTAGAAACCTAGAAAAGATCGCGGTGGACAAACATCGAAAGGGCCAGTCGTCGTCCTAGATGACACTGGACCCCGAAGCGGTAGTCTCGTCGCGCTTGACAGGAGAGTCTGACACCGGACAGTCAGTGTGGATCAGAGATGATCACTAACGATATCTCCTGTTTCTGTTAGTCCGTATATTCGATGATGAGGCTGATCTGGGGTTAAGCATTCTATTAGAGGGGGTTCTGTTGTTTTGAGATCTCTGAAATAGTTTGAAATAGTATCTCTTTGTATATCTAATTCCTCAGAAAGATCTGTAGCAGATGCTGGTTCTTCTTCCAGTAGTTCAATTATCTCAGATTTCCGGTCTGACCGGCGAACTCTTGATACTAGATCCCATGGCACATTAGAATCCACTGACATGAATTCGACTCCTTGCTGAAATCATAAAAATTCATCGAACCCCCGTTAAAGAGCAATAATAAGGCCAATTGGTAGCACCATAGGAACGCCAAGAGATTTCGCCATATCAGATAAACTTAGAAATCTTTAAGGGTGGAGGGTGTTGTAGATTGAATCGGTGAGACGCAGAGGTCCTGGCACTGGTTTTGCCAGGTCCTAATTAATCGGGTAATTAGAGGTTTTCATACCCCTCGAGGCCAATAGTTAGCCCCACAGTTAGCCCAATTGGAAGGGCAACTGAAGGCCGAACCATAAGATGGGATAGTAGGCCAATATTCTTGTTATAAAGAATATCTCCTTGATCCATTAGGCTGATTACTTGTCTACCGAACGTCAACTAATTGTTGATTGGTTTACTAGACTCTATTCTCTAAAATCTGGATGCAGCGCCATGCTCGACGAAATATCCTGATTCTAAATCGATTCCAAGTCACTGTTTCATAACAGATGGTCTGATTCACACCAAGGAAAATACTTATATGACGGCCGTGCATACCAGCCTACCGGATGCGCTGACGGACCTCTGCGTCTCACCAACCAGGGTCCTTGCATCCTGATCGCAATGTCCAGTCAGGACACAGAGAGACATGTGTACTCCCAGAAGCGGAGCACGAGAAGCGTCGCTGAGCAAGTAGAGATTGCCCATGCGATGTGGGTGAACGGAATCGGACCCGATCATGATGGTCTGAAAGCCAACGAGATCGAAGACGAACTCGAGCTGGACCTCGAGTACACCGCCAAGACGTCGCTCAAACACTTGGTGGACGTCAACATCGTCGAAGAGTTCACGCCATCTGGACCAAGCACACTGGTCATCGCGAGTTGGATGGACGGTGGGGACGGTGACGTCGTTAACGGTAACGTCACTGAGGCCGCCGAAGAGGGCTTGAGGGCCCTTGCAGATGAGGTTTCGACTGAGCCGTCGTCCGATGGAGAAGCCGCCGCGACAGACGGTGGAGGACTCTCGACTATCATCGCTGACGAGTTCGACCTCGTCATCGACAAGGTTGAGAACTTCCTCCGTACGACGGACCGGCCCGTCGACGTACTCAACCAGGCTGTTGAGGCTATCGAAGAGGCAGATGGCGTCGAGGTTGGTGAAGACTACGGTGAGATCGCCTTCATCAACATGCCTCATCGGTTCCGACTCACAGATCGAGCGGTCAGCCTCTACGAACAGTAGAGACTGTCCCCTCACCGCAGATTCATATTTATGGCTGAATAGTACGATCAGCGGTCTATACCACTAACAGTGCTGTCTTCGATTTCTATTTTTGAGTCTACAGAACATGAAAAACTGGGAAACAGGCATACGTACCAGCCGTATTCCAACTCAAAATGTCCTCGAGGACAGGCTTCGCGGACACATCTCGTCCGAATCTCATGCAATTCTTGAGCAGAAATACACTCCAGATTATATTGATCCCTGAACCTATAAGATACCTCAGCTGAAGAGGAGAATCTATAGAATGGACAAGAGAGGGGACTTACAACCAGGTGATCAAATTGACACCCTTTTAGATCACCAGACACAACGATTAGAGGATATTGCTAACAATGCTGTCGATATCATAAAAATAAACCTACTGATTCTTGGTGCATTTGCGCCGTTTCTTGGAACAGTATTCAGAAATGAGATATCGACTGAAGTTATATTCGAATCGCAGTTTCTACGATATGCGACTCTTTCGTGGGTGATATCAAGTATATTCTCTACCATTGTTTATCGGATTGCAAGAGGGAAATCTACCTCTCAATTCGATTTGCTTGAACAAGCGATTGTGAATGATTGGCGAGATCCTGATCTCCGAGATGAGATGCTAGATAATAGTGAAACATATGAAAAGAATGTAAATCGTTATACTGTTTTAATGGCAATGAGTGTCGGACTATCGTTAGCTACAGTCCTATTTTTTGCACTAACTATAGCAGACACAATTTTCGACCTATCTAGCACTTCTAAAAGGAACGCAGTTCTCGTGGTTCTTGGGTTCGGACTGATAACGGGCTTTGGAATTGAGATTATCCGCCTTCTTGGAAGAGGGCGATTTTGGCTCAGTTCAAAAGTTGACTGGCTTAGCTCAAAAATAGATTTTAACGTTAAGATAATAGGATTAAATACATTGGAGATAAAGGTAGGAAAAACAGAGATCACGGAGGTAGTAGAATTCTTCGTCGAGAAAGAGAATCTTTCTCCCATTCGTGCAAGACTTATAAAGTCTATACATGATCTTTTTGAATACGAACCATGGACATTTGATGACCTCTCATCAAAACTTCAGGACGAATATCCAGATATTGGTTTAACTAAAGAAATGATTGATCGACTTGTTGATGAGGGATACCTTCAGAAAATTGAATCTAGAGGACCAAGGACATATCTTGTTCATGAGAGAAGGGAGAAGATAGTAAATGACGAAGATATTGATAAAGTCGTTGGTGAGGAATTAGGTAGGGTAATTGGACATATGAAACAGGATAATGAAGTCAAAGAACTGATATCGCAATACCTTGGTACTAACCCAAGCAATGCAAAGGAAGTGTTGGTTTCTGGGACGACTCCAGAACGCATTGATAAGCTCAATACCATAATTGATTTGATTAGGAGGGAGTACCCACACAAGGAGCCGCCTGGAAAAGAATATGGGAAGATTCAATTTAGAAAATCGATGGAAAGGTACCAACTAACGCCAAAAGCATCACGGGCCTTTGCATTAGTCCTAGTTCAACAAGCGAAAGACGCACTTGCTGAAAAAGCACATATTCAGGCAACTGTTTTAGGATATAATGGATTAGAAGAGTTTATAAGGGCTCTAGTCCGTCACGAGACGCCCAGTAAAGAACTTGATATCCGAAGCCTTGGGCACCTGTTACAAACTAAAGAGATACAAGAAAAAATTAGTGATGATGATCTAGGACTGATCGGTCGATTTAGAGAAATTCGAAATAAAGCAGTACATGAGGATGCACGTCAAATTGACTCAAACGAAGTTCAGGAACTCCTATCTATAATAGAGAATATAATCTGGAAATATTCTAATTAACCGACTGATTTCATTCCATTCTACTCTTTGGATGAGTATCTGGATCTATGAGTGATATTTCCATGTCCCCTCGTCCGTTTTATTTACCTCAACTGGGTGATCATTCACGTTCCTGTTCTCATCGACCAATCCAAGCGCCCGAAGTTCGCTCTTCGGGAGCACGACACCGCCCGACGTACGATTAACTTGTGTCAACTGGTGGATTGGCATGACTACGTTGTTAACTAGTTCTGAATCTGATTAACATTGGTCTCACCAGTACAAGACTATGATATTCCAGACTGCTATCTGCTTTCTCGAGTCCGTTCTCAGGTATGGGCTCTCCTGACCCACCACATAATGATAAGAAAGACATCGACGAGGTGTATCACGACAGAAATCTACTCGCGATTAGATTCGCCACGATCGCGAACGTCACGTGGCCAGGATCAGCCGGCTACTACTGGGAGTCGACCGATGACTGAGCGGTTCGAGTTCGGATCGAAGGAGCAGCAGACGCCTTCCGCGAGGAGCACGAGCAGCACCTTTGCACCGACGACGACCGCCGGCTCAAGACCGTGGCGCTCTCGTCGGACGCTCCCAAGCGAGTCCTTGAGGAGGCGACTGTCCGAGCGGCGTCTGGTCGCGCCGACCAAGGCGCTCGAGGCGGCCAGGTCGAGCTGACCGAGCAGGAGAAAGAGCGGGTCGGCCCGTTCGAAGGCAGCAACAACTACCGGAAGGCGACGGCGGTCAAGGGCCTGATGACCGACACCGGCGTCGACGACTGGACCGCCTACTACGACCCCACTCTCAGCGTCGACGAACGCCGCGAGATCGCCAAGTGACTCCTCAAATAGTTGTTAGTGACTACCCGAGATTTCCTGCACCCTCTCTGTTCTTCCTCTGCAGGAACTCGATCGCCGATACAGCTGTTTACCTGGGACCGTGGCCGACGATGGTCACCGTATCAGCCCCTGACAATCCATGCTCGCCAGCCTCAGTTCGTTCCCATTCGAGTCGGCCTCCGGAAGTGTCTCCGTCGAATCCAGTCTCCGCTATTGGGAAGTGTAACACGAGATCGTCTCGCCCGTCACCGTTTACGTCTTCAACATGACCGTCATGTTTCGGACGTGCACCGCCACCTTCGCCAACAATATCAGGGGCACCAAACCGATACCTGACATCCTCACTTGTCGGATCGAACTCGTCTGTCTGCAGGACAGCAACTGGAATCACACCGTTGCTCTTCGGATTAATTGGATTCTTCTCACTTCCAGGCTTGATGTCGACTTCGAGGCTAGCAGGGAAGTGCGCGGCGACGTGTCCGCCGAACGTCGCAATACCCATGGTAGATGCCGCGAGTGCAGTGCTCCCTCTCAAAAAGCACCGCCGTTTGAGCAACGAGTCGTCTGTACTTTCCGTACTGGAGTGTGTGGAATTGTGGTCTGGTTGGGGTTGCATACGTCATTTGGAATTTTACCAGACATACGAATATTTACTCTGGTCCATCTGACGAATAATACCCAAAAGTCTACAGCGCCAGTGAGCCAGTCCTGATTCGTACCGGAACACGCCCATAGACGTGGCGGTGGCGTTTATCGACGATCCGTTAGTGGTCGGACGTTGTCAACGAGTTCAGATAACGTCTCGAGAGAGACCCCAGCCTGACCGAAGACGAGCGTCCGTGAGTACGACTTGCTCAAGGACCTACGACCGACCGCGAACGGCTATAGTCGGTGCCGGATATCAACGAGGCGCTCCAGCAGGGGAGTATCGCCAGATACGATAATCTTGGTAAGTGTGAACAAGATCCAATATGTGGCGCATCCAATCTATATGTATGGAACGATATGTTGATGGGTTTGTTCTTGCCGTTCCGAACGAGAACCTCGATGCGTACCGCGAAATGGCCTCCCAGGCCGGAGAACTCTGGATCGAACATGGCGCACTCGAATACGTCGAAGCAATCGGAGACGATATGGAACCCGATATGGATGGAATGCCAATGCGTCCCTTCCCTGAACTCGCTGAAGCAGGGGACGACGATACGGTAGTGTTCTCATTCATCGTGTTTGAGTCGCGGGAACACCGCGACGAAGTAAACGCGAAAGTGATGGAAGACCCCAAAATGGATCCAGAGAACTTCGACGAGGACGAGGGGATGCCGTTCGACGAAGCACGTATGACCTACGGTGGCTTCCGTTCCATCGTCAACTATGAGCGTTAATGTTTCGCAAGGATTCTCGAATCGAGATGGTCTCTTGACGCACAAAAACAATTCGCGGAGTCGACAGGCGGAGCAGGCCGAGTACCTTAGGGCTTGACTCGAGGCGATTCACTAACTTGTTCGACCGGACTCTCAGGACCTGTCTCGAGAGTCGGATCCAACCCGAGCGTAGGCATCTGCAGTCACGTCTAACTCGTTGATTGCCGTAGTAAGCGACAATGGCTCAGGGAGTTGCTCCTCGAGTTGCTGAAGTGTGTGTCTGATCTCGAGGAGCTCCTCGTGAAGGTCGTCGATGGGCGGAGTCCCGTCATCGACCGTACGTCGTTCTGGACGGCCTCCCTGATTGCCAGATTCTATATTTGGTACTGAGATATCAATCTCAACTGCTCTGTCGAAATCTGGGACATCGTGTGGACTGGGACCACCCTCGTTGCCAGTCATCGTTCGAGCACCTCGACATCGGGGTGCTTTCCAGCTAAGTTGGCGGCTGCTTTCAGAGACTCGAGATCATATAGCTCTCGCTGAACCTGGTGGTTGATTGCATCACCCGACCATCTGTGCTCACCGGGCGTATCAGCGTGAACCTCCAATCGATTCGAACAGAAGCGTCCAGCGTATCCTAACCGGTGTTGGACAGTATCTCGGCTGATGGGTACTCGAGGACGATACGACTGACGTGCGGGACGTTTATATCCCGTCAGAAGCAATCGAAACATGGCTTTCAGATCCCGGTTATGGGATGGAAGCCACGTCTCGGGTGGTGCGACACCCGGGACATTTCAACGCATGCCCCCGCGGCTACATGGGACGTAGCTTCCAACTTGATTGTAGGCTGCTAGTCACTTATAGTATAGGGATGATAACTCGAGAGAAACAAAATCGCTTTGCGCCATTTCTACCGAAATGGCAACGTCAGCTGCTCAAAATGCTTAACCTGGCCTCACCGTTTAGTTTACACCTCCGCTGGTTTCTATTCGTGGAGTGATTGGTGTGGTCGTTGTGTGGAACTATTTTTGCTGGGTTTCGTTCGACATAATCAGGCTGACCGCTCAACTTCAGCTGAGAGGGCAGTCAGATAGCCGTAGCCATTGACGAAAAACATGCTATCGGTGAAATCATGTTTTGCGGTCGACCGATGCAGAAACGCGGCAGCTGGATCATTGCCTCGTCGTCCAAAGAGTACGACATCAGGCACAAGCTCTACGTCTATTTCAGCGTACAGCCAAGACCAGTCGCTGTTAATCCTGACAGTCGTTTCACCAATAGTGACCTGCGACAACTTCGCCGTCGGCGGGTCTGGAACGCTGTCAGCCAGCCGACTACCTCCATGACTTGCTCACTTCTCAAACTGGCCTGACTAGACGGTGACCTGAAATTGAATAGGTCACTTATTAGATGAACATTCAGGGGACCGAATTAAGAAGTAATTCAATCCGTCATACTTATAATTTCAATTCAATAGTATTAGTTAAGTAGAGTATGCAAAGGAGGAATGTACAATTCACAGAAAATTCCGAGAAGCCGTTTTTTGAGTCTGGTGATATCGTCATTGACCGCGATGACGATTCGCCAAATGAGGCCATAGTCGTAAATACGCCACCAATTGAGGCCTCTGAATGGCATGTCCCAGGAAGAGGAACGCTCACAGAAGATAACCCAGACTATCCTAGCGATGACCAAGTCGTGATTGTGATCTATCGCGACACGATCGAAAAGACGTATCCGAACTATACGGGTGC contains the following coding sequences:
- a CDS encoding DUF1428 domain-containing protein — translated: MERYVDGFVLAVPNENLDAYREMASQAGELWIEHGALEYVEAIGDDMEPDMDGMPMRPFPELAEAGDDDTVVFSFIVFESREHRDEVNAKVMEDPKMDPENFDEDEGMPFDEARMTYGGFRSIVNYER
- a CDS encoding ArsR family transcriptional regulator codes for the protein MSVDSNVPWDLVSRVRRSDRKSEIIELLEEEPASATDLSEELDIQRDTISNYFRDLKTTEPPLIECLTPDQPHHRIYGLTETGDIVSDHL